From one Enterobacter kobei genomic stretch:
- the kduD gene encoding 2-dehydro-3-deoxy-D-gluconate 5-dehydrogenase KduD, with amino-acid sequence MILDAFSLQGKVAVVSGCDTGLGQGMALGLAEAGCDIVGINIVEPTETIERVTALGRRFLSLTADLRQIDGIPELLERAVSEFGHIDILVNNAGLIRREDAINFSEKDWDDVMNLNIKSVFFMSQAAAKHFIAQGKGGKIINIASMLSFQGGIRVPSYTASKSAVMGVTRLLANEWAQHNINVNAIAPGYMATNNTQQLRADEERSAAILERIPAGRWGLPSDLMGPVVFLASSASDYINGYTVAVDGGWLAR; translated from the coding sequence GTCTGGGCCAGGGTATGGCGCTGGGTCTGGCGGAAGCAGGCTGTGACATCGTCGGCATTAACATTGTTGAACCGACAGAAACCATCGAACGCGTGACAGCGCTGGGCCGTCGTTTTCTGAGCCTGACCGCCGATCTGCGTCAGATTGACGGCATTCCTGAACTGCTGGAACGCGCGGTCTCTGAATTCGGCCATATCGACATTCTGGTGAACAACGCAGGTCTTATTCGTCGTGAAGATGCGATTAACTTCAGCGAAAAAGACTGGGACGATGTGATGAACCTGAACATCAAGAGCGTGTTCTTTATGTCGCAGGCGGCCGCGAAACACTTTATCGCGCAGGGCAAGGGCGGCAAAATCATTAACATCGCCTCGATGCTTTCCTTCCAGGGCGGCATCCGCGTACCGTCTTACACCGCCTCAAAAAGCGCAGTGATGGGCGTGACCCGTCTGCTGGCAAACGAGTGGGCGCAGCACAACATCAACGTCAACGCGATTGCGCCGGGTTATATGGCAACCAACAACACCCAGCAGCTGCGTGCCGACGAAGAGCGTAGCGCCGCTATTCTTGAGCGTATCCCGGCAGGTCGTTGGGGTCTGCCGAGCGATCTGATGGGGCCGGTCGTTTTCCTGGCGTCCAGCGCGTCTGATTATATTAATGGCTACACCGTTGCGGTTGACGGCGGCTGGCTGGCACGTTAA
- a CDS encoding ABC transporter substrate-binding protein has product MKKVLLSAAISATLGLCALPSLAADNVDLRMSWWGGNGRHQVTLKAIEEFHKLHPNITVKSEYTGWDGHLSRLTTQIAGGTEPDVMQTNWNWLPIFSKAGDGFYDLNQVKDVIDLSQFDPKELKSTTVNGKLNGIPISVTARVFYFNDETWKKAGVAYPKTWDELKAAGKTFESKLGKQYYPVVLEHQDTLALLNSYMIQKYNIPAVDEKTKKFAYSKEQWVEFFQTYKNLVDSHVMPDTKYYASFGKSNMYEMKPWIEGEWGGTYMWNSTITKYSDNLKPPAKLELGSYPMLPGATDAGLFFKPAQMLSIGKSTKHPKEAAELINFLLNSKEGAETLGLERGVPLSKAAVETLTASGAIKEEDPAVAGLRLAQSLPSKLTVSPYFDDPQIVAQFGTALQYIDYGQKTVEETAADFQRQAERILKRAMR; this is encoded by the coding sequence ATGAAAAAAGTGCTTTTAAGCGCAGCGATCTCCGCCACTCTGGGACTCTGTGCCTTACCTTCCCTCGCGGCTGACAATGTGGATCTGCGTATGTCCTGGTGGGGCGGCAATGGTCGTCATCAGGTGACCCTGAAAGCGATTGAAGAGTTTCACAAGCTGCACCCGAATATTACCGTGAAATCCGAATACACCGGCTGGGATGGCCACCTCTCCCGCCTGACCACCCAGATCGCCGGCGGCACCGAGCCTGACGTGATGCAGACCAACTGGAACTGGCTGCCGATTTTCTCGAAGGCCGGCGACGGCTTCTACGATCTGAACCAGGTGAAAGACGTTATCGACTTAAGCCAGTTCGATCCGAAAGAGCTGAAAAGCACCACCGTTAACGGCAAGCTGAACGGCATTCCGATCTCCGTCACGGCGCGCGTCTTCTATTTCAACGATGAGACCTGGAAAAAAGCGGGCGTCGCCTACCCGAAAACCTGGGACGAACTGAAAGCCGCGGGCAAAACCTTTGAAAGCAAGCTGGGCAAACAGTATTACCCGGTGGTACTGGAGCACCAGGATACGCTGGCGCTGCTCAACTCTTACATGATCCAGAAGTACAACATTCCGGCAGTAGACGAGAAAACCAAAAAATTCGCCTACAGCAAAGAGCAGTGGGTGGAGTTCTTCCAGACCTATAAAAACCTGGTCGACAGCCATGTGATGCCGGACACCAAGTACTATGCGTCCTTCGGTAAGAGCAACATGTATGAGATGAAACCCTGGATCGAAGGGGAATGGGGCGGCACCTACATGTGGAACTCCACCATCACCAAGTACTCCGACAACCTGAAGCCACCGGCGAAGCTGGAACTGGGCAGCTACCCGATGCTGCCGGGTGCTACCGACGCAGGCTTGTTCTTTAAACCGGCGCAAATGCTCTCTATCGGTAAATCCACTAAGCATCCGAAAGAAGCAGCCGAGCTGATTAACTTCCTGCTGAACAGTAAAGAAGGCGCGGAAACGCTCGGTCTGGAGCGCGGTGTACCGTTGAGCAAAGCGGCGGTGGAAACCCTGACCGCCAGCGGCGCAATCAAAGAGGAAGATCCGGCGGTTGCGGGTCTGCGTCTGGCGCAATCGCTGCCGTCTAAACTGACCGTGTCGCCATACTTTGACGATCCGCAGATCGTGGCACAGTTCGGTACCGCGTTGCAGTATATCGACTACGGCCAGAAAACCGTGGAAGAAACCGCCGCAGACTTCCAGCGTCAGGCAGAACGTATTCTGAAACGTGCGATGCGTTAA
- a CDS encoding ABC transporter ATP-binding protein, whose protein sequence is MAEVIFNKLEKVYSNGFKAVHGIDLKIADGEFMVIVGPSGCAKSTTLRMLAGLETISGGEVRIGERVVNNLAPKSRGIAMVFQNYALYPHMTVRENLAFGLKLSKIPKDQIDKQVDEAAKILELEELLDRLPRQLSGGQAQRVAVGRAIVKKPDVFLFDEPLSNLDAKLRASMRIRISDLHKQLKQSGKPATTVYVTHDQTEAMTMGDRICVMKLGHIMQVDTPDNLYHFPKNMFVAGFIGAPEMNIKPGKIVRKGEDLHITVGDETLPLNAKQREKVATYQDQDVFFGVRPEFVAVSDEPFAEGFGSGDLVRVENMGHEFFVYLKVGNYELTARIPSDVAKPMIAKGLHRKVYFKFDMDKCHIFDAKTEQNISL, encoded by the coding sequence ATGGCTGAAGTTATTTTCAATAAACTGGAAAAAGTGTACTCCAACGGCTTCAAAGCGGTACATGGTATCGACCTGAAAATCGCTGACGGGGAGTTTATGGTGATCGTCGGGCCATCCGGCTGCGCCAAGTCCACCACCCTGCGTATGCTGGCCGGTCTGGAAACCATCAGTGGCGGCGAAGTGCGCATTGGCGAGCGCGTGGTCAACAACCTGGCGCCGAAATCGCGTGGTATCGCCATGGTGTTCCAGAACTATGCGCTCTATCCGCATATGACGGTGCGCGAGAACCTGGCCTTTGGCCTGAAGCTGAGCAAAATCCCGAAAGATCAGATTGATAAGCAGGTGGATGAAGCGGCAAAAATCCTTGAACTGGAGGAGCTGCTGGACAGGCTGCCGCGTCAGCTTTCCGGCGGTCAGGCGCAGCGTGTGGCGGTAGGCCGCGCGATTGTGAAAAAGCCAGACGTTTTCCTGTTTGACGAACCGCTTTCTAACCTCGACGCCAAGTTGCGCGCCTCGATGCGCATCCGTATTTCGGATCTGCACAAGCAGTTGAAACAGTCCGGCAAACCGGCCACCACGGTATACGTGACGCACGATCAGACCGAAGCGATGACCATGGGCGACCGTATCTGCGTGATGAAACTCGGTCACATCATGCAGGTGGATACGCCGGATAACCTCTACCACTTCCCGAAAAACATGTTCGTGGCGGGCTTTATCGGCGCGCCAGAGATGAACATCAAACCGGGAAAAATCGTCAGAAAAGGTGAAGACCTGCACATCACCGTGGGCGATGAAACGCTGCCGCTGAACGCGAAACAGCGCGAAAAAGTAGCGACGTATCAGGATCAGGACGTCTTCTTTGGCGTGCGCCCGGAATTCGTTGCCGTCTCCGACGAGCCTTTTGCGGAAGGCTTTGGATCAGGCGATCTGGTGCGTGTCGAAAACATGGGTCATGAATTCTTTGTTTACCTGAAAGTGGGTAACTATGAACTGACCGCCCGCATTCCTTCTGATGTAGCCAAGCCTATGATAGCGAAAGGTTTACATCGTAAGGTGTACTTCAAGTTTGACATGGATAAGTGTCATATTTTTGACGCGAAAACCGAACAGAACATCTCTCTCTAA
- a CDS encoding carbohydrate ABC transporter permease, which produces MADVQQITPAMTDAEREVAQTQRKEKISAAIRYVILLFVGLLMLYPLAWMFSASFKPNHEIFTTLGLWPAHPTSDGFVNGWKTGTEYTFGHYMWNTFKYVIPKVLLTIISSTIVAYGFARFEIPWKKFWFATLIATMLLPSTVLLIPQYLMFREMGMLNSYLPLYLPTAFATQGFFVFMLIQFLRGVPRDMEEAAQIDGCNSAQVLWYVVVPILKPAIISVALFQFMWSMNDFIGPLIYVYSVDKYPIALALKMSIDVTEGAPWNEILAMASISILPSIIVFFLAQRYFVQGVTSSGIKG; this is translated from the coding sequence ATGGCTGACGTACAACAAATTACGCCTGCAATGACCGATGCTGAGCGCGAAGTGGCGCAGACGCAGCGTAAAGAGAAGATCAGCGCGGCGATCCGCTACGTGATCCTGCTGTTTGTCGGCCTGTTGATGCTCTATCCGCTGGCGTGGATGTTCTCGGCGTCGTTTAAACCGAACCACGAGATCTTCACCACGCTCGGACTGTGGCCTGCCCACCCGACCAGCGACGGCTTTGTGAACGGCTGGAAAACCGGCACGGAATACACCTTCGGCCATTACATGTGGAACACGTTCAAATATGTGATCCCGAAAGTGCTGCTGACCATCATCTCGTCAACCATTGTGGCCTACGGTTTTGCGCGCTTTGAAATTCCGTGGAAGAAGTTCTGGTTTGCGACACTGATCGCCACCATGTTGCTGCCAAGCACCGTGCTTCTGATCCCGCAGTACCTGATGTTCCGCGAAATGGGCATGCTGAACAGCTATCTGCCGCTGTATCTGCCGACCGCTTTCGCCACGCAAGGGTTCTTCGTTTTCATGCTGATCCAGTTCCTGCGCGGTGTGCCGCGTGACATGGAAGAAGCAGCGCAGATCGACGGCTGTAACTCGGCGCAGGTGTTGTGGTACGTGGTGGTGCCGATCCTGAAACCGGCCATTATCTCCGTGGCGCTGTTCCAGTTCATGTGGTCAATGAACGACTTTATCGGGCCGCTGATTTACGTCTACAGCGTGGACAAGTATCCGATTGCCCTGGCGCTGAAAATGTCCATCGACGTCACTGAAGGTGCGCCGTGGAACGAAATTCTGGCAATGGCGAGTATCTCCATTCTGCCGTCCATCATTGTGTTCTTCCTGGCTCAGCGCTACTTCGTGCAGGGCGTTACCAGCAGCGGAATTAAAGGTTAA